One Thiocapsa rosea genomic window carries:
- a CDS encoding toxin-antitoxin system HicB family antitoxin, whose product MPDETYRRLDEIARLRGTSIDRLFDDMAALMVAESDAETRFRARTRRGHGKAERGLGLLSMAAPDRVARASLPPTR is encoded by the coding sequence TTGCCCGACGAGACCTACCGTCGTCTGGACGAGATCGCGCGCTTGCGCGGCACCAGTATCGACCGGCTCTTCGACGATATGGCGGCCCTGATGGTCGCGGAGTCGGACGCCGAGACCCGCTTTCGTGCTCGGACTCGGCGGGGACACGGCAAAGCCGAGAGGGGGCTCGGGTTGCTGAGTATGGCGGCGCCGGACAGAGTGGCGAGGGCTAGTCTCCCTCCGACACGCTGA
- a CDS encoding type II toxin-antitoxin system VapC family toxin produces MKLLDTDVCIEILRGNAQVLQRRRSTLDRVATTWITACELAYGAANSRAPEPNQTLVTEFLSTLPILDFTLPAALLFGQHKARLRAAGTTVADADLMIAAIALAHGATLVTGNTRHYARFEGLRLEDWIIRTP; encoded by the coding sequence GTGAAGCTGTTGGATACGGATGTCTGCATCGAGATCCTGCGCGGCAACGCGCAGGTTTTGCAGCGGCGCCGGTCCACCCTCGATCGGGTGGCGACGACCTGGATCACCGCCTGCGAGCTGGCCTACGGAGCCGCCAATTCACGCGCACCGGAGCCGAACCAAACCCTGGTGACCGAATTCCTGTCGACCTTGCCGATCCTCGATTTCACGCTGCCCGCGGCGTTGCTCTTCGGACAGCACAAGGCGCGCCTGCGCGCGGCGGGCACGACGGTCGCCGATGCGGACCTGATGATCGCCGCCATCGCCCTTGCGCACGGGGCCACCCTGGTGACCGGCAATACCCGGCACTACGCGCGGTTCGAGGGTTTGAGGCTCGAAGACTGGATCATCCGGACACCATGA
- a CDS encoding recombinase family protein encodes MLLGYTRVSKADGSQVLDLQNDALIAAGVAPGSLYEDRASGRRDDRPGLAACLKALREGDTLVLWKLDRLGRDLRHLVNTVHDLTARGVGLKVLTGQGAAIDTTTPAGKLVFGIFAALAEFERELISERTLAGLASARARGRKGGRPFKMTAAKLRLAMAAMGQPETQVGRLCDELGVTRQTLYRHVSPQGELRPDGKKLLSGGQPAMAARP; translated from the coding sequence ATGCTGCTCGGGTACACGCGCGTCTCCAAGGCCGACGGCTCGCAAGTCCTGGACCTTCAGAACGATGCTCTAATCGCCGCCGGGGTCGCTCCGGGGAGCCTCTACGAAGACCGTGCTTCGGGGCGGCGCGACGACCGCCCGGGGTTGGCCGCCTGTCTGAAGGCGCTGCGCGAGGGCGACACCCTGGTGCTGTGGAAACTCGACCGTCTGGGACGGGATCTGCGCCACTTGGTCAACACGGTCCATGACCTCACGGCCCGCGGCGTGGGGCTCAAGGTGCTCACCGGCCAGGGCGCGGCTATCGACACCACTACACCGGCCGGTAAGCTCGTCTTCGGGATCTTTGCGGCGCTCGCCGAATTCGAGCGCGAGCTGATCTCCGAGCGCACCTTGGCCGGGCTCGCCTCGGCCCGGGCACGCGGACGCAAAGGCGGGCGGCCCTTCAAAATGACGGCGGCAAAGCTGCGGCTGGCGATGGCCGCAATGGGGCAGCCGGAGACGCAGGTCGGACGACTCTGCGATGAGCTGGGCGTCACCAGGCAGACACTCTACCGGCATGTCTCTCCTCAGGGGGAGCTACGGCCCGACGGGAAGAAGCTCCTGTCTGGGGGGCAGCCGGCAATGGCGGCCCGGCCGTGA
- a CDS encoding anti-phage-associated DUF499 domain-containing protein: protein MLGTVRDTCKIHPMVQDYRMTEAIENLSDLIHDQGDGSEFFARNHITQGMDTLFREGLLRLAGLSDQAAFELAQAMGGGKTHLMVAIGLLAKYPALRALVLPAEFAERLDFGPARIAAFNGRNDPEHYIWGEIAEQLGQHDLIRPYWIDGPRGVDEAKWLQILGDEPTLILLDELPPYLLNADTRAVGKGSLADLVTYSLGNLLSAAIKRPRCCVVIANLSGSYDVQSRDLARVMSNLQQETRRQAQTITPVQLAGNEIYAILKKRLFTELPDASLVEAVAEAFAEQVKAAEDGGYITARAMEEVAEEVRETYPFHPSFKNLVALFKENEGFRQTRGLMQFTARLLRSVWNRKANDVFLIGTQHLDLNDTQVRDEIQRVNSALLPAVVNDIADHGNARAEEIDGDLGSDAAGQVAKLLLSASLSRAVGAHTGLTQAEIIEYLAAPNRKADEFMAGLERLRDRAWYLHREGEAFYFKETENLGRRIERDAKQIPLPKLEQALINRLEGLFQAQSKTRAAYQDVQIMPRLDDVRLSGARILLVVQPDGRTPPEAIRAFYEFQQEKNNVLILSGHDSHLANEVEARLRELYAVERIHANLKPGDTLFEEARDKYEELAERFTKAVSGAYNRLFYPGGDGELVMATIDNGLSFGTGEHAAEAQIEKLLASGRCDNKLALDMAEDLLSYWAMAETYLWPGKDRRVPWRDLVMRAKTDPTWPWMPGARGLEVLRDEALKQGRWRQTPEGHIEKGPFPPEHTSVNVTPTGTLRETGETTLVLTPRNAGDSPRVHVAKTAAVSEQDEQVQDLEDYRTTAATLYFLAVDSTGKYCIGEPTRWTADLVIRHEIHALADTRKVELRCAPPAEMRYTLDGTNPKEGTRYAEPFAVPAKGCTILVAAKADEVEKSAKIQVPANGDDRVIIDDTKAAHLVKPKISIDTTDKAFAVIQRFKDRPETLLRGVQILIGEGETAAQIRFNDRELTAAAIEAAINGIRAALCDPQAAVQVLIKGGIRFGDGYALKEFSEIAGIALAAGDVVQDADG, encoded by the coding sequence GTGCTCGGAACCGTACGTGACACCTGCAAAATCCATCCGATGGTCCAGGACTACCGGATGACGGAAGCGATCGAGAACCTCTCTGATCTCATTCATGATCAAGGTGACGGCAGCGAATTTTTCGCCCGCAACCACATCACGCAGGGGATGGACACCCTGTTCCGCGAAGGCCTGCTGCGCCTTGCCGGACTGTCCGATCAGGCCGCCTTCGAGCTGGCTCAGGCCATGGGCGGCGGCAAGACGCACCTGATGGTCGCCATCGGACTCCTGGCGAAATACCCGGCGCTTCGAGCCCTTGTGCTCCCCGCCGAGTTCGCGGAGCGCCTGGACTTCGGTCCCGCCCGCATCGCCGCTTTCAACGGCCGCAACGATCCCGAGCACTACATCTGGGGCGAGATCGCCGAGCAGTTGGGCCAGCACGACCTGATCCGTCCCTACTGGATCGACGGTCCCCGCGGGGTCGACGAGGCCAAGTGGCTGCAGATCCTCGGCGACGAGCCGACGCTGATCCTGCTCGACGAGCTGCCGCCGTATCTGCTCAACGCCGACACCCGCGCCGTCGGCAAAGGTTCGCTCGCCGATCTGGTGACCTACAGCCTCGGCAATCTGCTGAGCGCCGCCATCAAACGGCCACGCTGCTGCGTCGTCATCGCCAACCTCTCGGGCAGCTACGATGTGCAGAGCCGCGATCTCGCGCGGGTCATGTCCAACCTGCAGCAAGAGACTCGCCGTCAGGCCCAGACCATCACACCGGTCCAGCTGGCCGGCAACGAGATCTACGCGATCCTCAAGAAGCGCCTCTTCACCGAGCTTCCCGACGCGTCGTTGGTCGAAGCCGTCGCGGAGGCCTTCGCCGAGCAGGTCAAGGCCGCCGAGGACGGCGGTTACATCACCGCCCGCGCGATGGAAGAGGTCGCCGAGGAGGTCCGCGAGACCTATCCCTTCCATCCCTCGTTCAAGAACCTGGTGGCCCTGTTCAAGGAGAACGAAGGCTTTCGCCAGACCCGCGGGCTGATGCAGTTCACCGCCCGGCTGCTGCGCAGCGTGTGGAACCGCAAAGCCAACGATGTCTTCCTCATCGGCACCCAACACCTGGATCTCAACGACACCCAGGTGCGCGACGAGATCCAGCGCGTCAACTCGGCACTGCTGCCCGCGGTGGTCAACGACATTGCCGACCACGGCAATGCGCGCGCCGAGGAGATCGACGGGGACCTGGGCAGCGATGCGGCCGGACAGGTCGCCAAGCTGCTGCTCTCGGCCTCGCTTTCACGCGCGGTGGGCGCCCACACCGGCCTCACCCAAGCCGAGATCATCGAGTACCTGGCCGCACCCAATCGCAAGGCCGACGAGTTCATGGCCGGCCTGGAGCGCCTGCGCGATCGAGCCTGGTACCTGCATCGCGAGGGCGAAGCCTTCTATTTCAAGGAAACCGAGAACCTCGGTCGACGCATCGAGCGCGACGCCAAACAGATCCCGCTGCCGAAGCTCGAGCAGGCGCTGATCAACCGCCTGGAGGGGCTGTTTCAGGCCCAGAGTAAGACCCGCGCGGCCTACCAGGACGTGCAGATCATGCCGCGGCTCGACGACGTGAGGCTCTCGGGTGCGCGCATCCTGCTCGTCGTGCAACCGGACGGGCGCACCCCGCCGGAAGCGATCCGGGCCTTCTATGAATTCCAGCAGGAGAAGAACAACGTCCTCATCCTGTCGGGCCACGACAGCCATCTCGCCAACGAGGTCGAGGCACGCCTGCGCGAGCTCTACGCAGTCGAGCGCATCCATGCCAACCTCAAACCGGGCGACACCCTGTTCGAGGAGGCACGCGACAAGTACGAAGAGCTCGCCGAGCGCTTCACCAAGGCCGTCTCCGGCGCCTACAACCGGTTGTTCTATCCGGGTGGCGACGGCGAGCTGGTGATGGCGACCATCGACAACGGGCTGAGCTTCGGCACCGGCGAGCATGCCGCCGAGGCCCAGATCGAGAAGCTGCTGGCGAGCGGGCGCTGCGACAACAAGCTCGCGCTCGACATGGCCGAGGACCTGCTCAGCTACTGGGCGATGGCCGAGACCTATCTCTGGCCGGGGAAAGACCGGCGCGTGCCCTGGCGCGATCTGGTCATGCGTGCCAAGACCGATCCGACCTGGCCCTGGATGCCGGGTGCACGCGGCCTGGAGGTCCTGCGCGACGAGGCACTCAAACAGGGGCGTTGGCGCCAAACCCCCGAGGGTCACATCGAGAAGGGACCTTTCCCGCCCGAGCACACCTCGGTCAACGTCACGCCCACCGGAACCCTTCGCGAGACCGGCGAGACCACTCTGGTGCTGACCCCGCGCAATGCCGGCGACAGTCCGCGCGTCCATGTCGCCAAAACCGCCGCCGTGTCCGAGCAGGACGAGCAGGTGCAGGATCTCGAGGACTACCGCACCACCGCGGCGACCCTCTACTTTTTGGCGGTCGACAGCACCGGCAAATATTGCATCGGGGAGCCGACCCGCTGGACCGCCGACCTGGTCATCCGCCACGAGATCCATGCGCTCGCCGATACCCGCAAGGTCGAGCTGCGTTGCGCTCCCCCGGCCGAGATGCGCTATACCCTCGACGGCACCAATCCCAAAGAGGGCACCCGTTACGCCGAGCCGTTCGCCGTCCCCGCCAAGGGCTGCACCATCCTGGTTGCGGCCAAGGCCGACGAGGTCGAGAAGAGCGCCAAGATCCAGGTCCCGGCCAACGGCGACGACCGGGTCATCATCGACGACACCAAAGCGGCCCACCTGGTGAAGCCGAAGATCTCCATCGACACCACCGACAAGGCCTTCGCGGTCATTCAGCGCTTCAAGGATCGCCCCGAGACCCTGCTGCGCGGGGTACAGATCCTCATCGGCGAGGGCGAGACCGCGGCTCAGATCCGCTTCAACGATCGCGAGCTGACCGCCGCCGCGATCGAGGCCGCCATCAACGGCATTCGCGCCGCGCTCTGCGATCCGCAAGCCGCCGTGCAGGTGCTGATCAAGGGCGGCATCCGCTTCGGCGACGGCTACGCACTCAAGGAGTTCTCCGAGATCGCCGGGATCGCGCTTGCCGCCGGCGATGTGGTTCAGGATGCCGACGGATGA
- a CDS encoding anti-phage-associated DUF3780 domain-containing protein has protein sequence MNAGLPKTVSSPPKAPAKRAAYAHPTRGFGVPATSDPHHFVVAIPRGNTAPILIREHLGMGSESAREQVIDRVLLERARWSAIRAEVQRAFNARLAEHNLAGGTWKVGETPVDRLLGKELCILAWAVERLDPEKIRVAVRNWLALRPEERWWLFGMTAVATGGPQDAEKGWRVALRFALGDVAQNAQLKTRMLPEQAGPQEHGTLPLFHD, from the coding sequence ATGAACGCCGGCCTCCCCAAGACCGTGTCGAGCCCACCGAAGGCACCCGCCAAGCGCGCCGCCTACGCCCATCCCACCCGCGGCTTCGGTGTGCCGGCGACCTCCGACCCGCATCATTTCGTGGTCGCGATTCCCCGCGGCAATACCGCGCCGATCCTGATTCGCGAGCACCTCGGTATGGGCTCGGAGAGTGCGCGCGAGCAGGTCATCGACCGTGTGCTCCTGGAGCGTGCGCGCTGGAGCGCGATCCGTGCCGAGGTGCAGCGCGCCTTCAATGCCCGGCTCGCGGAGCACAACCTCGCCGGCGGAACCTGGAAGGTCGGCGAGACCCCGGTCGACCGGCTGCTCGGCAAGGAGCTGTGCATTCTGGCCTGGGCGGTCGAGCGTCTGGATCCCGAGAAGATCCGGGTGGCGGTGCGCAACTGGCTCGCACTGCGCCCCGAGGAACGCTGGTGGTTGTTCGGGATGACCGCGGTCGCGACCGGCGGCCCACAGGATGCGGAGAAGGGATGGCGCGTCGCGCTGCGTTTCGCCTTGGGGGATGTCGCCCAGAATGCCCAGTTGAAGACCCGGATGCTCCCGGAGCAGGCCGGACCGCAAGAGCATGGAACGCTGCCGCTCTTCCACGACTGA
- a CDS encoding helix-turn-helix domain-containing protein, which translates to MGAHESPNCPVARRLKEARLGAGLSQRRLGIAAGIDPGTASTRINRYERGAHIPDYSTLTAIAHVLNVPVAWFYADRDDLASWILAFDSSLSPRN; encoded by the coding sequence GTGGGCGCGCACGAGAGTCCCAACTGTCCGGTAGCCCGCCGGCTCAAAGAAGCCAGGCTGGGTGCAGGGCTGTCCCAACGACGATTGGGAATCGCTGCCGGCATCGATCCCGGCACCGCCAGTACGCGGATCAACCGATACGAACGTGGCGCGCACATCCCGGACTATTCGACGTTGACGGCCATCGCCCATGTGCTCAATGTTCCGGTCGCCTGGTTCTATGCCGACCGGGACGACCTCGCTTCCTGGATCCTTGCCTTCGACTCATCCTTGTCCCCCCGAAACTGA
- a CDS encoding tyrosine-type recombinase/integrase has protein sequence MTIRSYIGAADRFMTWWADVSAGAALPGPDHACLAGYREHLSAAEHPGARTHERGNAYCGARRFLVFLQHTGIIPTMPPAGRPRQELEIRFCSWMLQHRGVCQSTLDGYARVVDRLLTAIGTKPRLYTAEQLRAFVLSQTQGWSHSKADTLNLELAEVERIIDACDPSTPLGARDHAIVLLLARLGLRAGDVAGLRLSDIDWIQGRIRVSGKSRRMTWLPLPGRRAQNDCLIPHPEEWHVCSATRPLRLS, from the coding sequence ATGACGATCCGCAGCTATATCGGGGCTGCCGATCGGTTCATGACGTGGTGGGCTGACGTCTCCGCAGGGGCAGCCTTACCCGGACCGGACCATGCGTGCTTGGCCGGGTATCGGGAGCATCTGTCCGCCGCTGAGCACCCAGGCGCGCGAACTCATGAGCGGGGCAACGCCTATTGCGGGGCCCGGCGCTTCTTGGTGTTTCTTCAGCACACCGGCATCATCCCGACGATGCCTCCGGCCGGCCGCCCACGGCAGGAGCTGGAGATCCGGTTTTGCAGTTGGATGCTCCAGCACCGGGGGGTATGCCAGAGCACACTTGACGGCTACGCTCGGGTCGTCGACCGGTTGCTGACAGCCATCGGCACTAAGCCGCGCCTCTACACGGCCGAGCAATTGCGCGCCTTTGTCCTCTCGCAGACGCAGGGTTGGAGCCACAGCAAAGCCGACACGCTGAACCTTGAACTCGCGGAGGTGGAGCGGATCATCGACGCATGCGACCCGAGTACCCCGCTGGGGGCCCGCGATCACGCAATCGTGCTCCTGCTTGCCCGTCTGGGCTTACGCGCCGGCGATGTCGCCGGCTTGCGCTTGAGTGACATCGACTGGATACAGGGTCGCATTCGGGTATCAGGCAAGTCGCGACGCATGACATGGCTCCCATTGCCTGGGAGGCGTGCACAAAATGATTGCCTGATCCCTCATCCCGAAGAATGGCATGTTTGTAGTGCTACTCGCCCACTTCGTTTGTCGTAA
- a CDS encoding WGR domain-containing protein, producing MRWVNDATARYYEAHLVEDLFGSWTLITAWGRQGSPRGRIRSTGVASYDDGQQQIETIGKRRRQRGYRLLDGESAAAAPSRRTHARSVGNA from the coding sequence ATGCGTTGGGTGAATGATGCAACGGCGCGCTATTACGAAGCCCATCTGGTCGAGGATCTCTTCGGCTCCTGGACCCTGATCACCGCTTGGGGCAGGCAGGGGTCGCCCCGAGGGAGGATACGCTCGACAGGTGTTGCGTCTTACGACGACGGGCAACAGCAGATCGAGACGATCGGCAAACGCCGACGGCAGCGCGGATATCGCCTTCTCGATGGAGAGTCCGCCGCTGCCGCTCCGAGCAGACGGACGCACGCCAGGAGCGTCGGCAATGCGTGA